A single Malaclemys terrapin pileata isolate rMalTer1 chromosome 3, rMalTer1.hap1, whole genome shotgun sequence DNA region contains:
- the GCM1 gene encoding chorion-specific transcription factor GCMa, whose amino-acid sequence MLKAADDIMDQEDSTSQSGEMTSWDINDIKLPQDVKQTDWFQEWPDSYVKHIYSSDDKNAQRHLSSWAMRNTNNHNSRILKKSCLGVVVCGNDCSAADGRKIYLRPAICDKARQKQQRKCCPNCSGPLKLISCRGHGGYPVTNFWRHEGPFIFFQSKGAHDHPRPETKLEAEARRSIQKSQTAVSPTSPRLKRCREVESLTGEMQSQEAWPLLLSNQENYVSPCSFNGHLIDKNPQEQIINNCLSLAKNYGFGRSPYLTEHSQDIGSNKYYEKCKEIGSREHDSRDLSGPSVCNVYTDYEEPQPWNKNTTLERNPCTDKCCNGSTLSLADLHCEIVSSQNCMVSSIQHVPNIPPTTKAGYHPSRPNPGLSGDDFYEGKLHVNYNSSYIPSSFYHLSSEDPYLIMNSAHHHQQPSPLTKGNEWDFEEERKYTNLDYCNNEMIFSLYPLR is encoded by the exons ATGCTGAAAGCTGCAGATGATATTATGGACCAGGAGGACTCTACTTCTCAAAGTGGAGAAATGACAAGCTGGGATATCAATGACATCAAACTGCCTCAG GATGTGAAACAAACAGATTGGTTTCAGGAATGGCCAGATTCCTATGTAAAGCATATCTATAGCTCGGATGATAAAAATGCTCAGAGGCACCTGAGTAGCTGGGCAATGAGAAACACCAATAACCACAACTCTCGCATCTTAAAAAAGTCCTGCCTTGGGGTAGTGGTCTGCGGCAATGACTGCTCAGCTGCAGATGGGAGGAAGATATATCTGAGACCAGCCATATGTGATAAAGCCAGGCAAAAACAGCAAC GGAAATGCTGTCCAAACTGCAGTGGACCTTTAAAGCTTATTTCCTGTCGAGGCCATGGTGGGTACCCTGTCACCAACTTCTGGAGGCATGAAGGGCCATTCATATTTTTTCAG TCTAAGGgggcccatgatcatcccaggcCAGAAACAAAACTAGAAGCAGAAGCAAGAAGATCAATACAGAAATCACAGACAGCTGTTTCTCCCACCTCTCCAAGACTAAAAAGATGCCGGGAGGTTGAG tCCCTGACAGGTGAGATGCAAAGTCAAGAAGCTTGGCCTTTACTTCTTTCCAATCAGGAAAACTACGTATCACCCTGTAGTTTTAATGGACATTTAATAGACAAAAACCCTCAagagcaaataataaataactgttTGTCTCTTGCTAAAAACTATGGTTTTGGAAGATCCCCTTACCTAACAGAACACTCTCAGGACATAGGATCTAACAAATACTATGAGAAGTGCAAAGAAATTGGCAGCAGGGAGCATGACAGCAGAGACCTGTCTGGACCTTCTGTGTGCAATGTGTATACTGACTATGAAGAGCCACAACCCTGGAATAAGAACACTACCCTAGAAAGGAATCCATGTACTGACAAGTGTTGCAATGGTTCTACTTTATCTTTGGCTGATCTGCATTGTGAAATTGTTTCTTCACAAAACTGTATGGTCTCCAGTATCCAACATGTTCCCAATATACCACCTACAACAAAGGCTGGCTACCATCCTTCCAGGCCTAACCCAGGCCTGTCTGGAGATGATTTTTATGAAGGGAAATTGCATGTGAATTACAACAGCAGCTACATCCCTTCCTCTTTCTACCATCTCTCTTCGGAGGATCCCTACCTCATTATGAATTCTGCACATCACCATCAACAGCCTTCGCCACTCACGAAAGGAAACGAATGGGActttgaagaagaaagaaaatacaccAATCTGGATTACTGCAACAATGAAATGATTTTTAGTCTCTATCCTTTACGATGA